One genomic segment of Acidobacteriota bacterium includes these proteins:
- a CDS encoding ATP-binding protein, protein MRLKLKAALIIVAAIILAISGFYSIYWKSIWRLPHDGVIWSPSSEGPVAEFVEPAGPAAHAGIQKGDTLQSINGKSVKSVLSAEDYPWREKGESPLALKVKRGNEVKEVFLMVSYEKSGDLSYYYLAIVGFFMLFTGTYLALRMRVRKFISIYFLLSITIFVLFVFSPTGRNSSGDRLLYGADLMARIFLPALLINFVLVFSRGLVVSRKLAIPIAYIPSLLILLLNIHFFVFRGVYDFADPVRALEIKDRMELLLIALSVIAAAAILIKSYFKLESFYDRAQIRWMIWGIGLGFGPFALIYGIPYALAGEVPLWTEFSVFPVIILPLAFSSALLKYRLMDLDLYLKKGLFYLSLAFFTLGIFAAVSIVIERLVRPVYDPGEKFFAFLAALVTAFIYPRLRKGTRYLVEKLFYREKYNFRQSVLSFIQDLNSHVDMTSLVSSFSRKIVATLNLKGAFLFLKNDEKNIFVHSEGDVGRNISIDENSPVIKRLTHSDFLPLFEPEANGLQQETAGLLSHGIAYLFPMKVKGELRAILGTGERSEGSPLNSEDLLLIATLSGHAAAAIESARLFGEVSKKVGEINRLMEHKESILESSKIGIMVINSSGKVFNWNRALEEIHGMARNEVVGRSVAEIFPAHLARHILDRVNNNPGGKERAYRYTFINRTGRRIIVNIAISSLEQKTDFPVQYVVTFDDVTEQVKLEEKLLRQERLASIGLLAAGVAHEVNTPLTGISSYAQMLLEEMDKGDPRYEILKKIESQSARASSIANSLLKFTRGDSEAFEKIDINEIIEDSLSLFESQLQGKKIDIEKNLGNGIPLLQGSKNKLQQVFLNILLNSRDALESGGGTIKVESRFENEKAIVEICDNGVGIAREDISRIFDPFFTTKGRGKGTGLGLSISYGIIKEHQGEVSVESVPGKMTRFTIEFPVGMEARLMV, encoded by the coding sequence TTGAGATTAAAGCTGAAAGCTGCGCTGATCATAGTGGCAGCCATCATTCTTGCCATCTCTGGATTCTACAGCATTTACTGGAAGAGCATATGGCGGCTTCCTCATGATGGAGTAATATGGAGCCCTTCATCGGAGGGTCCGGTAGCAGAGTTCGTGGAGCCAGCCGGTCCTGCAGCCCATGCAGGAATCCAGAAAGGAGACACCCTTCAATCCATTAACGGCAAATCTGTTAAAAGCGTCCTTTCAGCGGAAGATTATCCCTGGAGAGAGAAAGGTGAGTCCCCTCTTGCTTTAAAGGTCAAGAGGGGGAACGAGGTGAAAGAGGTCTTTCTCATGGTTTCATATGAAAAATCAGGAGATCTTTCCTACTATTACCTCGCCATTGTCGGCTTCTTCATGCTCTTCACCGGAACCTATCTTGCCCTACGGATGCGCGTCAGGAAGTTCATCTCAATCTACTTTCTGCTGTCCATCACAATCTTTGTTCTCTTTGTTTTCTCACCAACGGGAAGAAATTCCTCTGGAGACAGGCTCCTCTATGGTGCCGACCTCATGGCAAGGATATTCCTGCCCGCTCTCCTCATCAATTTTGTTCTTGTCTTTTCTCGCGGTCTCGTTGTATCCAGAAAGCTGGCTATCCCGATCGCGTATATCCCATCCCTCCTGATTCTTTTGCTGAACATCCATTTTTTTGTCTTCAGAGGGGTTTATGATTTTGCAGATCCCGTCAGGGCTCTGGAGATCAAAGATCGCATGGAGCTTCTCCTCATCGCCTTGAGCGTAATCGCAGCAGCTGCCATCCTCATCAAGTCTTATTTCAAACTGGAATCTTTCTACGATAGGGCCCAGATACGATGGATGATCTGGGGCATCGGGCTCGGATTCGGTCCCTTCGCCCTGATCTACGGGATCCCTTACGCCCTGGCAGGGGAAGTTCCGCTATGGACCGAATTTTCTGTATTTCCTGTCATCATTCTTCCCCTCGCCTTCTCATCGGCACTGCTGAAATATCGTTTGATGGACCTGGACCTTTACCTGAAGAAAGGGTTATTCTATCTCTCCTTAGCCTTCTTCACACTGGGGATCTTTGCAGCCGTCTCCATTGTGATCGAGAGACTTGTTAGACCGGTCTACGATCCAGGCGAAAAATTCTTTGCCTTTCTCGCGGCCCTCGTAACAGCCTTCATCTATCCCAGACTGAGGAAGGGCACCAGATATTTAGTCGAGAAACTTTTCTACAGAGAAAAATACAACTTCCGGCAGTCTGTCCTCTCATTCATTCAGGATCTGAATTCTCATGTAGATATGACCTCGCTGGTCTCCAGCTTCAGCAGGAAGATCGTTGCCACGCTCAACCTTAAGGGGGCTTTTCTCTTTCTGAAAAATGACGAGAAGAATATTTTTGTGCATTCGGAGGGGGACGTCGGGAGGAATATCTCCATCGATGAGAATTCTCCAGTAATAAAAAGGCTCACGCATTCTGATTTCCTTCCGCTGTTCGAGCCCGAGGCCAATGGTCTTCAGCAGGAAACGGCAGGCCTGCTTTCACATGGAATCGCCTATCTCTTCCCGATGAAGGTGAAGGGAGAATTGAGAGCCATCCTGGGCACCGGCGAGAGGAGCGAGGGAAGCCCGCTGAACTCGGAAGACCTGCTCCTCATCGCAACCCTTTCGGGCCATGCTGCAGCGGCAATCGAGAGCGCCAGGCTGTTCGGAGAGGTCAGCAAAAAGGTGGGCGAGATCAACAGGTTGATGGAGCACAAGGAGAGCATTCTTGAAAGCAGCAAGATCGGGATCATGGTCATAAACTCCTCCGGGAAAGTGTTCAACTGGAACAGAGCCCTTGAAGAGATCCACGGCATGGCCCGAAACGAGGTTGTTGGCAGGAGCGTCGCCGAGATCTTTCCCGCGCATCTTGCCAGGCACATCCTGGACAGGGTAAACAACAATCCTGGAGGAAAGGAGAGGGCCTACCGTTACACCTTCATCAATCGTACCGGAAGAAGGATCATAGTCAACATCGCCATCTCTTCCCTCGAACAGAAGACCGACTTCCCTGTTCAGTATGTCGTCACATTCGATGATGTCACCGAACAGGTGAAGCTGGAGGAAAAGCTTCTGAGGCAGGAGCGTCTTGCATCCATCGGGCTTCTGGCGGCTGGCGTGGCTCATGAGGTGAACACGCCTCTGACGGGAATATCGAGTTATGCGCAGATGCTCCTCGAAGAGATGGACAAGGGCGACCCGAGATACGAGATACTTAAGAAGATCGAGAGCCAGTCCGCAAGGGCGTCGAGTATTGCAAACTCGCTTCTGAAGTTCACGAGGGGAGACAGCGAAGCATTTGAAAAGATCGACATCAACGAGATTATTGAGGATAGCCTTTCCCTCTTCGAGTCCCAGCTCCAGGGAAAGAAGATCGATATCGAAAAGAATCTGGGAAATGGGATTCCTCTGTTGCAGGGAAGCAAGAACAAACTCCAGCAGGTCTTTCTGAACATCCTCTTGAATTCGAGGGATGCGCTCGAATCGGGAGGTGGCACGATTAAAGTGGAAAGCCGGTTCGAGAATGAAAAAGCGATCGTCGAGATCTGTGACAACGGTGTCGGGATCGCCAGGGAAGATATCAGCAGGATCTTCGACCCGTTCTTCACGACTAAGGGACGGGGTAAAGGGACCGGTCTTGGTCTCTCCATTTCCTACGGGATCATCAAGGAGCATCAGGGGGAAGTTTCGGTGGAGAGCGTCCCCGGAAAGATGACCCGGTTTACCATTGAATTCCCTGTCGGCATGGAAGCGAGGCTCATGGTCTGA
- a CDS encoding sigma-54 dependent transcriptional regulator — protein MKERKILVVDDEEIVQDVLGSLFRKNGYRVAQAMSAEEGLGRLDGENPDLVLLDILLPGMSGLEALGKIVEINPALPVIMMTAYGTIESAVEAMKLGAFHYLTKPFKNEEVLNLADKAIKQKELKEENLALRKAITERHRFEELVGKSKKMLEIYRLIEQIAPSRSTVLIEGESGTGKELVAKAIHNKSQRSSHPFVVVNSMNISSELLESNLFGHVKGAFTGATNDKKGLFEVADKGSIFFDEISTIKGDVQSKLLRVIQEREFLPLGSVDSKRVDVRIIAATNVDLKRLVEEGNFREDLYYRLNVINIVLPPLRERKEDVPLLVSHFLEKYSAENGKILTGVSKEVMALLMKYHWPGNVRELENFIERGVVLASGDEIGMDLVAEEITHVRQTMLSPFRPEQSEMLSLNKAIDDYERGLITEALRRCRGVQKKAAELLGIKPTTLNEKIKKLQIKI, from the coding sequence ATGAAGGAGCGAAAGATCCTTGTTGTGGATGATGAGGAGATCGTCCAGGACGTTCTGGGGTCCCTCTTCAGGAAGAATGGATACCGGGTCGCTCAGGCAATGAGCGCGGAAGAGGGGTTGGGCAGACTCGACGGCGAGAATCCTGACCTTGTTCTTCTCGATATCCTCCTGCCAGGGATGAGCGGTCTCGAAGCTCTTGGAAAGATCGTCGAGATAAACCCCGCTCTTCCCGTCATCATGATGACGGCTTACGGAACCATCGAATCTGCCGTCGAGGCGATGAAACTCGGAGCCTTCCACTACCTGACAAAACCTTTCAAGAACGAGGAAGTCCTCAACCTTGCTGATAAGGCCATCAAGCAAAAAGAACTGAAAGAAGAGAATCTTGCGCTCCGAAAGGCCATCACCGAGAGGCACCGGTTTGAGGAGCTCGTGGGGAAGAGCAAGAAAATGCTCGAGATTTACCGGCTAATCGAGCAGATCGCACCCAGTAGGTCGACCGTTCTTATAGAGGGGGAAAGTGGCACGGGAAAGGAACTAGTGGCGAAAGCGATCCACAATAAGAGCCAGAGGAGTTCCCATCCTTTCGTAGTCGTCAATAGCATGAACATTTCATCGGAATTACTGGAGAGCAACCTTTTCGGGCACGTGAAGGGAGCCTTCACAGGAGCGACGAACGACAAGAAGGGGCTCTTTGAGGTCGCCGACAAAGGTTCAATCTTCTTTGATGAAATCAGCACCATCAAAGGTGATGTCCAATCAAAGCTTCTGCGCGTAATACAGGAGAGGGAATTCCTCCCGCTCGGTTCCGTGGATAGCAAGAGGGTGGATGTGCGCATCATCGCCGCCACAAACGTAGACCTGAAGAGGCTCGTTGAGGAGGGAAACTTCCGGGAAGATCTCTATTACAGACTCAACGTCATCAACATCGTCCTTCCACCGCTCAGAGAGAGAAAGGAAGATGTTCCTCTTCTCGTCTCCCACTTTCTTGAAAAATATTCTGCAGAGAATGGGAAAATTCTGACCGGAGTTTCGAAAGAGGTCATGGCCTTGCTGATGAAGTACCACTGGCCCGGGAATGTCAGGGAACTGGAGAACTTTATCGAGAGGGGGGTCGTTCTGGCTTCAGGGGATGAGATCGGGATGGATCTGGTAGCCGAAGAGATTACCCATGTCAGACAGACCATGCTTTCTCCCTTTAGACCTGAACAGAGCGAGATGCTCAGCCTGAATAAAGCCATCGATGACTATGAGAGAGGACTAATTACCGAGGCCTTGAGGAGATGCAGAGGAGTGCAGAAGAAAGCGGCAGAACTTCTGGGGATAAAACCCACGACGCTCAATGAGAAGATCAAGAAACTCCAGATCAAAATTTAG